The Nostoc cf. commune SO-36 genomic sequence TGATGCCGTCGCTCATGGTTGCACTGGCAAAGGTAACGATCAGGTTCGTTTTGATGTCTCTGTAACCGCCTTGAACCCCAACCTGAAGATTCTTGCACCAGCGAGAGAATGGGGAATGAGCCGTGAGGAAACGATCGCTTATGGTGAGAAGTTTGGTATCCCTTCACCAGTTAAAAAATCTTCTCCCTACAGTATTGACAAGAATTTGCTTGGTCGTAGTATTGAAGCTGGTTTACTTGAAGATCCGTCATTTGAGCCACCAGAAGAAATTTATGAGATGACCAAAGCGATCGCTGACACTCCCAATGAGCCAGAATACATCGAAATTGGTTTCTCTGGTGGTATTCCCACCACCCTCAACGGTATAGTGAAGGAGCCAGTTGAGCTAATTGAAGAACTCAATCAGGTGGTAGGAAATCATGGCATCGGTCGGATTGATATGATTGAAAACCGTCTGGTAGGCATCAAATCGCGGGAAATCTACGAATCACCCGCAATGTTGGTGCTAATTCAGGCCCATAGAGATTTAGAAAGTTTGACTTTAACGGCAGATGTTACCCATTACAAGCGTGGCATTGAAGAAACTTACAGCCAAATCGTTTACAACGGTTTATGGTACAGTCCACTCAAAGTTGCACTAGATGCCTTTATTCAAAAGACACAAGAGCGAGTCTCTGGAACTGTGCGAGTGAAGTTGTTCAAGGGCAACTCTACGATAGTTGGGCGTTCGAGTGATAATTCCCTCTATACTCCCGATTTGGCAACCTACGGAGCCGAAGACCAA encodes the following:
- a CDS encoding argininosuccinate synthase translates to MGRAKKVVLAYSGGVDTSVCIPYLKQEWGVEEVITLAADLGQGDELEPVREKALKSGASESLVADVKDSFVKDYAFGAIQANALYENRYPLGTALARPLIAKALVETAEKYGADAVAHGCTGKGNDQVRFDVSVTALNPNLKILAPAREWGMSREETIAYGEKFGIPSPVKKSSPYSIDKNLLGRSIEAGLLEDPSFEPPEEIYEMTKAIADTPNEPEYIEIGFSGGIPTTLNGIVKEPVELIEELNQVVGNHGIGRIDMIENRLVGIKSREIYESPAMLVLIQAHRDLESLTLTADVTHYKRGIEETYSQIVYNGLWYSPLKVALDAFIQKTQERVSGTVRVKLFKGNSTIVGRSSDNSLYTPDLATYGAEDQFDHKAAEGFIYVWGLPTRIWSQQVRG